A stretch of Lathyrus oleraceus cultivar Zhongwan6 chromosome 6, CAAS_Psat_ZW6_1.0, whole genome shotgun sequence DNA encodes these proteins:
- the LOC127097115 gene encoding putative zinc finger protein At1g68190 isoform X1 → MEKVCEFCTALRPLVYCNADAAYLCLSCDAKVHWANELSGRHPRTLVCNSCKCHLAHVQCLDHKMLICRDCDQNLHDGSSPHRRRAVKTFIGCPSAKEFATLWGFEFKDIEKCVNQKDQFASASRVSTFDSGSSSRLGQIMFNDQERRTILQQIVDLKRFQLNEENDHSTKINGLHVDEKLNQQAQKSQDSAINLLAEDNPIEEVNLETFSSVFSQLDNLSSSSAMDLPLNGELFWTYKSSLQNNQLWSQNIQDLGICEELACRDDFNMPDVDLTFQNYEELFEGDQDPIRVMFGGKDLSCSSLEKDLSVDESDIDNPSVIEI, encoded by the exons ATGGAGAAAGTTTGTGAGTTCTGCACAGCATTAAGGCCACTTGTTTACTGTAATGCCGATGCAGCATATCTTTGTCTATCCTGTGATGCAAAAGTCCATTGGGCGAACGAGTTGTCCGGCCGTCACCCCCGGACCCTTGTGTGCAACTCGTGCAAATGTCATCTTGCTCATGTTCAATGCTTGGATCACAAAATGTTAATCTGTCGAGACTGTGATCAAAATCTGCACGATGGTTCTTCACCGCATCGCAGACGAGCTGTCAAGACCTTCATCGGCTGCCCTTCTGCCAAAGAGTTTGCAACACTCTGGGGATTTGAGTTTAAGGATATTGAAAAGTGTGTTAATCAGAAGGATCAGTTTGCATCTGCTTCTCGTGTTTCAACGTTCGATAGCGGCTCTAGCAGTCGACTAGGTCAG ATAATGTTCAACGATCAAGAGCGGAGAACCATTCTGCAGCAGATCGTTGATTTGAAACGGTTTCAGCTAAATGAGGAGAATGATCATTCTACAAAAATAAATGGACTGCATGTGGATGAAAAACTCAATCAGCAAGCACAAAAATCCCAGGATTCTGCTATTAATCTTCTGGCGGAAGACAATCCAATCGAAGAGGTGAACCTCGAAACGTTCTCGTCTGTGTTTTCGCAACTTGATAATTTATCTTCATCTTCAGCTATGGACCTTCCCTTGAATGGAGAATTGTTTTGGACTTACAAAAGTTCACTTCAAAATAATCAG TTATGGTCCCAAAATATTCAAGACCTGGGAATATGCGAAGAACTTGCTTGTCGAGATGATTTTAACATGCCCGACGTTGACTTAACATTCCAAAATTATGAAGAACTATTCGAAGGAGATCAAGATCCAATTAGAGTCATGTTTGGTGGCAAAGATCTCTCTTGTTCTTCTTTAGAGAAAGATTTATCAGTTGATGAGTCAGATATCGACAATCCAAGTGTAATCGAGATCTGA
- the LOC127097115 gene encoding putative zinc finger protein At1g68190 isoform X3: protein MLICRDCDQNLHDGSSPHRRRAVKTFIGCPSAKEFATLWGFEFKDIEKCVNQKDQFASASRVSTFDSGSSSRLGQIMFNDQERRTILQQIVDLKRFQLNEENDHSTKINGLHVDEKLNQQAQKSQDSAINLLAEDNPIEEVNLETFSSVFSQLDNLSSSSAMDLPLNGELFWTYKSSLQNNQLWSQNIQDLGICEELACRDDFNMPDVDLTFQNYEELFEGDQDPIRVMFGGKDLSCSSLEKDLSVDESDIDNPSVIEI from the exons ATGTTAATCTGTCGAGACTGTGATCAAAATCTGCACGATGGTTCTTCACCGCATCGCAGACGAGCTGTCAAGACCTTCATCGGCTGCCCTTCTGCCAAAGAGTTTGCAACACTCTGGGGATTTGAGTTTAAGGATATTGAAAAGTGTGTTAATCAGAAGGATCAGTTTGCATCTGCTTCTCGTGTTTCAACGTTCGATAGCGGCTCTAGCAGTCGACTAGGTCAG ATAATGTTCAACGATCAAGAGCGGAGAACCATTCTGCAGCAGATCGTTGATTTGAAACGGTTTCAGCTAAATGAGGAGAATGATCATTCTACAAAAATAAATGGACTGCATGTGGATGAAAAACTCAATCAGCAAGCACAAAAATCCCAGGATTCTGCTATTAATCTTCTGGCGGAAGACAATCCAATCGAAGAGGTGAACCTCGAAACGTTCTCGTCTGTGTTTTCGCAACTTGATAATTTATCTTCATCTTCAGCTATGGACCTTCCCTTGAATGGAGAATTGTTTTGGACTTACAAAAGTTCACTTCAAAATAATCAG TTATGGTCCCAAAATATTCAAGACCTGGGAATATGCGAAGAACTTGCTTGTCGAGATGATTTTAACATGCCCGACGTTGACTTAACATTCCAAAATTATGAAGAACTATTCGAAGGAGATCAAGATCCAATTAGAGTCATGTTTGGTGGCAAAGATCTCTCTTGTTCTTCTTTAGAGAAAGATTTATCAGTTGATGAGTCAGATATCGACAATCCAAGTGTAATCGAGATCTGA
- the LOC127097115 gene encoding putative zinc finger protein At1g68190 isoform X2 — protein MEKVCEFCTALRPLVYCNADAAYLCLSCDAKVHWANELSGRHPRTLVCNSCKCHLAHVQCLDHKMLICRDCDQNLHDGSSPHRRRAVKTFIGCPSAKEFATLWGFEFKDIEKCVNQKDQFASASRVSTFDSGSSSRLGQIMFNDQERRTILQQIVDLKRFQLNEENDHSTKINGLHVDEKLNQQAQKSQDSAINLLAEDNPIEEVNLETFSSVFSQLDNLSSSSAMDLPLNGELFWTYKSSLQNNQNLRILSMFAVMVPKYSRPGNMRRTCLSR, from the exons ATGGAGAAAGTTTGTGAGTTCTGCACAGCATTAAGGCCACTTGTTTACTGTAATGCCGATGCAGCATATCTTTGTCTATCCTGTGATGCAAAAGTCCATTGGGCGAACGAGTTGTCCGGCCGTCACCCCCGGACCCTTGTGTGCAACTCGTGCAAATGTCATCTTGCTCATGTTCAATGCTTGGATCACAAAATGTTAATCTGTCGAGACTGTGATCAAAATCTGCACGATGGTTCTTCACCGCATCGCAGACGAGCTGTCAAGACCTTCATCGGCTGCCCTTCTGCCAAAGAGTTTGCAACACTCTGGGGATTTGAGTTTAAGGATATTGAAAAGTGTGTTAATCAGAAGGATCAGTTTGCATCTGCTTCTCGTGTTTCAACGTTCGATAGCGGCTCTAGCAGTCGACTAGGTCAG ATAATGTTCAACGATCAAGAGCGGAGAACCATTCTGCAGCAGATCGTTGATTTGAAACGGTTTCAGCTAAATGAGGAGAATGATCATTCTACAAAAATAAATGGACTGCATGTGGATGAAAAACTCAATCAGCAAGCACAAAAATCCCAGGATTCTGCTATTAATCTTCTGGCGGAAGACAATCCAATCGAAGAGGTGAACCTCGAAACGTTCTCGTCTGTGTTTTCGCAACTTGATAATTTATCTTCATCTTCAGCTATGGACCTTCCCTTGAATGGAGAATTGTTTTGGACTTACAAAAGTTCACTTCAAAATAATCAG AACTTGCGAATCTTATCAATGTTTGCAGTTATGGTCCCAAAATATTCAAGACCTGGGAATATGCGAAGAACTTGCTTGTCGAGATGA